In Petrotoga sibirica DSM 13575, the following proteins share a genomic window:
- a CDS encoding glucose-1-phosphate thymidylyltransferase: MKALILCAGKGTRLRPLTFTNAKPLIPIANKPTIMYSLEKIRDAGVTEIGLVVNSENIEDFKKVLGDGSQLGIKLSYIIQEHPKGLAHAVKVSKEFLGNDDFIMYLGDNLINFDLKNFIDQFKQGNYESFILLTSVDNPSQFGIAVMEDSKVTKVVEKPKDAPSNLAIIGVYIFTPKVFEAIQNIQPSWRGELEITDAIQWLIDNSKNVGAHIVEGWWKDTGKPEDLIEANRTILSTLKERKIEGEIRSDSSVQGMVHMGKNTKIMNSIIRGPVIIGEDVTISNAYIGPYTSIGDSAYINSSEIENSIILSYANISNVYIRIESSIIGENSKIYSTERKPYSLKLVIGDYSNIQIPK, from the coding sequence ATGAAAGCATTAATACTCTGTGCAGGGAAAGGAACAAGACTTCGACCACTAACCTTCACAAACGCTAAACCATTGATACCGATAGCTAACAAACCAACCATTATGTATAGCTTAGAAAAAATAAGGGACGCTGGGGTTACAGAGATTGGTTTGGTAGTAAATTCAGAAAATATAGAAGACTTTAAAAAAGTCTTAGGTGACGGAAGTCAATTAGGTATAAAATTATCGTATATTATACAAGAGCACCCAAAAGGTTTGGCTCATGCGGTAAAGGTTTCAAAAGAATTCCTTGGCAATGATGACTTTATAATGTACCTAGGGGATAACCTGATAAACTTTGATCTTAAGAATTTTATAGACCAGTTTAAACAAGGAAATTATGAATCTTTTATACTTTTGACTTCCGTTGATAACCCTTCACAATTTGGAATAGCGGTGATGGAAGATTCTAAAGTAACAAAGGTTGTCGAAAAACCAAAAGATGCTCCATCGAATCTCGCAATAATTGGGGTTTACATATTCACTCCGAAGGTTTTTGAGGCAATTCAAAATATTCAACCTTCGTGGAGAGGGGAACTTGAAATCACCGATGCTATCCAATGGTTAATAGATAATTCAAAAAACGTTGGAGCTCACATTGTTGAGGGTTGGTGGAAAGATACAGGAAAACCTGAAGATTTGATCGAGGCAAATAGAACGATTCTTAGTACTTTAAAAGAACGAAAAATAGAAGGAGAAATAAGATCAGATTCCTCAGTTCAAGGAATGGTACATATGGGGAAAAATACGAAGATAATGAATTCTATTATCAGAGGACCTGTAATAATCGGAGAAGACGTTACAATAAGTAATGCGTACATAGGGCCATACACAAGCATAGGTGACAGTGCTTATATAAACTCTTCAGAGATTGAAAATAGTATAATCTTAAGTTATGCAAATATTTCAAATGTGTATATAAGGATAGAATCGTCTATTATAGGAGAAAATTCAAAGATTTATTCAACAGAAAGGAAACCATATTCACTAAAATTAGTTATAGGTGATTATAGCAATATACAAATACCAAAATGA